A window of Paenibacillus sp. 19GGS1-52 contains these coding sequences:
- a CDS encoding histidine kinase — translation MFIWGRRQKSIFVKFSASFILVGLIPLFALSFFSVQTFSGYVERYTTSNLQQMVLYMGYNLNSAFNQYNEVSKLMYTGRYEGFIESYTQNQSYNVNELEQINSIPIESFLKTVLYSDPYITSVYFQRALDDKLYYQDKENRGITYDSLPYKKWLAVMAPNPSQVGIFPTHPENYYAGSKRSVFTVGRSLIDISGKVTKEPKIVGTLFLDVDTAMFNQFFRELNLGVKDELFLLDGEGNVYFTNEGSVKSTEGYRTKEDKEMIVLKEAIPFLKGNVIARIHRDNLFEQLLSARLTVFIAIILCSIVLIVMGTWFSRRLAAPIRNLIKQMAVVESGNLDTQMVVESNDEMGRLSHGFNRMVERLQVYIDEAYVAQIKQKQIELNALKSQIRPHYLYNTLEVIRMNAVDKDMDEVADMILALSNQLKYVIDYGEDRVSIRGELEHLRDYFYIISVRFENKYELRCDISPEVDVEWYILKLSLQPIVENAIQHGLRQQGKGTVGLTIEKQDNKLLVTVYDDGIGMSKEKVQQLTEALEDSTTPGKNVGLKNVHERMRSLYGEEYGLSISSREHIGTSILLSFPIVENPNFISTTTRTED, via the coding sequence ATGTTCATCTGGGGCCGCAGACAAAAAAGCATATTTGTTAAATTCTCGGCCTCCTTTATACTGGTGGGTCTGATTCCGCTGTTTGCGCTCAGTTTTTTTTCGGTTCAGACCTTTTCCGGTTATGTTGAACGTTATACCACCAGCAATCTGCAGCAAATGGTGCTGTATATGGGCTATAATCTGAACTCTGCCTTCAATCAATACAACGAGGTCTCCAAGCTGATGTACACGGGTCGTTATGAGGGATTTATTGAGAGCTACACGCAGAATCAATCCTATAATGTGAATGAACTGGAGCAGATCAATTCCATTCCGATCGAATCCTTTCTGAAGACAGTACTCTATAGTGACCCTTATATTACAAGTGTTTATTTTCAAAGAGCATTGGACGATAAGCTCTATTATCAGGATAAGGAGAATCGGGGAATCACTTATGACTCTCTACCCTATAAAAAATGGCTGGCGGTGATGGCCCCGAATCCTTCCCAAGTAGGCATATTTCCGACCCATCCCGAGAATTATTACGCCGGTTCGAAACGCAGTGTCTTTACGGTTGGACGAAGTCTGATCGATATTTCTGGCAAGGTTACCAAAGAACCGAAGATTGTTGGAACCTTATTTCTGGATGTGGATACCGCCATGTTCAACCAATTTTTCAGAGAGCTTAATCTGGGAGTGAAGGATGAGCTGTTCCTGCTGGATGGTGAGGGGAATGTCTATTTTACTAATGAGGGTTCAGTAAAGAGCACTGAAGGATATCGGACCAAAGAGGATAAGGAAATGATCGTCCTGAAGGAAGCTATTCCATTCTTAAAAGGGAACGTGATTGCCCGTATTCACCGGGATAATCTGTTCGAACAGCTGTTATCCGCCCGTTTGACTGTATTCATTGCGATCATCCTGTGTTCGATTGTCTTGATCGTGATGGGGACATGGTTCTCCCGGCGGCTGGCCGCACCGATCAGAAATCTAATTAAGCAAATGGCTGTCGTCGAATCCGGCAATCTTGATACCCAGATGGTTGTAGAGAGCAATGATGAGATGGGCAGACTCAGCCATGGCTTCAATCGAATGGTGGAGCGCTTGCAGGTATATATAGATGAAGCGTATGTGGCCCAGATCAAGCAGAAGCAAATAGAACTGAATGCCTTGAAAAGTCAGATTCGCCCGCATTATTTATATAATACGCTGGAAGTCATCCGTATGAATGCGGTTGATAAGGATATGGACGAAGTGGCGGATATGATTCTAGCACTCTCCAACCAACTGAAATATGTTATTGATTATGGGGAGGACCGGGTAAGTATACGGGGTGAGCTTGAGCATCTGCGCGATTATTTCTATATCATTTCCGTTAGGTTCGAGAACAAATATGAGCTCCGCTGTGACATCTCACCGGAAGTGGATGTGGAGTGGTACATTCTAAAACTGTCCTTGCAGCCAATTGTAGAGAATGCCATCCAGCATGGACTTCGCCAGCAGGGAAAAGGTACGGTGGGCCTGACGATAGAGAAACAGGATAACAAGCTGTTGGTTACTGTCTATGATGATGGAATCGGGATGAGTAAGGAGAAGGTGCAGCAGCTAACTGAAGCCTTGGAAGATTCTACTACACCAGGGAAAAATGTCGGACTCAAAAATGTGCATGAACGGATGCGTTCGCTCTATGGGGAAGAGTACGGTTTATCTATCAGCAGTCGCGAGCATATCGGGACTTCGATCCTACTCTCCTTTCCAATCGTGGAGAACCCCAACTTTATAAGTACCACTACGCGAACGGAGGACTGA
- a CDS encoding extracellular solute-binding protein — MLKQTMTKLSVLLLATTTVLTACGGNNNNTAGNATNAPASDTPATEVAKKDVSFTIGYASGDPATKKAIADTVKKFTEANPNVTIKDLSETSSAAYLDWLKTKDAVGEFPDLVEMRDTQVFADAGKIVELPADLLDLFEAPPQVDGKVWNAPMQVNAPQGIIYSKKAYADAGITELPKTYDEFIAIQEKLKTSGITPLVVGGKDIFHMGFWVNKFLIDDVYSKDPDWNSKRTAKTVSFTDANVVQAMTDYKDLFTKYVDKGWLSTGDNQTASILVSGKAAQLYSGTWMFTQIAEADPSFEFGFYAIPDREGKVNVIGLPSPAGWSLSTEAAKDADKTEAIKEFIRFFFAPEQYSVYLATINAIPSTKENVTYKTSEQMQVALDLVADPNVVKSLAINNWWGDNLIPPQFRNWYYKLLQELVLKDGDVTDYMKKADTEYDTQVKANQM, encoded by the coding sequence ATGTTAAAACAAACAATGACGAAATTGTCCGTATTGCTGCTTGCCACAACAACAGTACTGACTGCCTGCGGTGGAAACAATAACAACACGGCCGGCAATGCGACAAATGCACCAGCCTCTGATACACCTGCTACAGAGGTTGCCAAAAAAGATGTCAGCTTCACTATCGGATATGCATCCGGTGATCCGGCCACGAAAAAAGCTATCGCAGATACGGTTAAAAAATTCACAGAAGCAAATCCAAACGTGACAATTAAGGATTTAAGTGAAACTTCATCCGCAGCTTATCTGGACTGGCTGAAGACAAAAGATGCAGTTGGTGAATTCCCGGATCTGGTTGAAATGCGGGATACTCAAGTGTTTGCCGATGCCGGTAAAATCGTAGAACTGCCAGCAGATCTGCTTGATTTATTCGAAGCTCCACCGCAGGTAGATGGCAAGGTGTGGAATGCACCCATGCAGGTGAATGCACCTCAGGGCATTATTTACAGCAAAAAAGCATATGCGGATGCCGGCATCACCGAGCTTCCCAAAACCTATGATGAATTTATAGCTATTCAAGAGAAATTGAAAACATCAGGTATTACCCCGCTAGTTGTAGGCGGCAAGGATATCTTCCATATGGGCTTCTGGGTCAACAAATTCCTGATTGACGATGTATATTCCAAAGATCCCGATTGGAACTCCAAACGCACTGCCAAAACCGTAAGTTTCACAGATGCCAATGTAGTTCAGGCTATGACCGATTATAAAGATCTGTTCACTAAGTATGTCGATAAAGGTTGGTTAAGCACCGGTGACAACCAAACAGCCTCAATTCTAGTTTCGGGCAAAGCGGCACAATTGTATTCCGGTACCTGGATGTTCACGCAGATCGCCGAAGCTGACCCAAGCTTTGAATTTGGCTTCTATGCAATCCCTGACCGTGAAGGAAAAGTAAATGTAATTGGTCTCCCATCTCCAGCCGGTTGGTCTTTGTCGACCGAAGCAGCTAAGGATGCAGACAAAACTGAAGCGATCAAAGAATTTATCCGTTTCTTCTTTGCACCTGAACAATATTCTGTATATTTGGCTACAATCAACGCCATTCCATCTACTAAAGAGAACGTAACTTATAAAACAAGTGAGCAGATGCAAGTGGCCCTTGATCTTGTTGCTGATCCGAATGTAGTCAAATCATTGGCCATTAACAACTGGTGGGGTGACAATCTGATTCCGCCGCAGTTCCGCAATTGGTATTATAAACTGTTGCAGGAGCTAGTCCTTAAAGACGGAGACGTTACCGATTATATGAAAAAAGCAGATACAGAGTATGACACCCAAGTGAAAGCTAATCAAATGTAA
- a CDS encoding sugar ABC transporter permease, translating to MATSIINTDKSIIATHKKKKKKWQSYALLFILPSFILYTLFVIVPTVGSIYLSFTSWDGISSDVRYIGFANFVEIWNSPRVHNALKNTMVMTISLVLLENIAAIALAMMVDKVRWFRNLFRSVFYFPTLLSGIVMGFVWSMILNYNFGVFNQILDKIGMGSYIVDWLGNPKYAMISIILSTAWKGAGYYMIIYLAGLQGIPQELNEAASIDGANGRQQFRHITFPLLAGSMTVCLVLSMISALKIFDQIAVMTDGGPGFETETLTYIIYKVGFGELRQGFGTALAMVLFLIILIITVIQVKFLQKREVQL from the coding sequence ATGGCAACATCCATAATAAATACGGACAAGTCAATAATCGCCACTCATAAAAAGAAAAAGAAAAAGTGGCAGTCCTACGCACTGCTGTTCATCTTGCCATCATTCATACTGTACACATTATTCGTTATTGTTCCTACAGTGGGGAGTATCTATTTAAGCTTTACCTCTTGGGATGGTATCAGTTCAGACGTTCGTTATATCGGCTTCGCCAACTTCGTGGAAATCTGGAACAGTCCACGGGTTCATAATGCACTTAAGAATACGATGGTCATGACCATTTCCCTAGTGTTGTTAGAGAATATCGCTGCAATTGCCTTGGCGATGATGGTTGATAAAGTGCGTTGGTTCCGCAATTTATTTAGAAGTGTATTTTATTTCCCCACACTGCTCAGCGGGATTGTCATGGGTTTTGTCTGGTCGATGATTCTCAATTATAACTTCGGTGTGTTCAATCAGATTTTGGATAAGATCGGAATGGGAAGCTATATTGTTGACTGGTTGGGCAACCCTAAATATGCCATGATTTCGATTATTTTGTCTACGGCTTGGAAAGGCGCGGGCTACTATATGATTATCTATCTTGCTGGATTGCAGGGAATCCCACAAGAGCTTAACGAAGCGGCCAGCATAGATGGCGCTAACGGAAGACAACAATTCCGCCATATCACCTTTCCGCTGCTCGCGGGATCAATGACAGTGTGCTTGGTGCTCTCCATGATCAGCGCATTGAAAATATTTGATCAGATTGCCGTGATGACCGATGGAGGTCCAGGGTTTGAGACCGAAACGTTAACTTATATTATTTACAAGGTAGGCTTTGGTGAATTAAGGCAGGGATTTGGTACTGCTCTAGCGATGGTCCTGTTCTTAATTATTCTGATCATTACCGTTATTCAAGTGAAATTTCTTCAGAAGAGGGAGGTGCAGCTCTAA
- a CDS encoding carbohydrate ABC transporter permease: MTMQTRRRIAEISLFVITLIVAILFFFPIFYNLMSAFKNNAEIMRDAIAFPKTLYLDSFKYLLTETEFPRAILNSLILTGVSIVAQVLIIPMAGYAIERRNVRWTRFIFVYFLAGMMIPFQAYMIPLFKELRMLGLYGNLAGPIFIYVAGAVGFGCLLYTSFVKGIPREIEEAAEIDGCSRYGIFWRIVFPLLGPVTASMVVLNGLGIWNDFLMPMLVLPSGEAKTMVVEIYRYIGEFSSRWDMIFAGTAMSVIPVLIVFISLQKYFVKGIASGATKG, from the coding sequence ATGACCATGCAGACTCGCCGAAGAATAGCCGAAATCTCACTGTTCGTCATTACGCTTATAGTTGCAATCCTATTTTTCTTCCCTATCTTCTATAACCTGATGTCAGCGTTTAAGAACAATGCGGAAATTATGCGTGATGCGATTGCTTTTCCAAAGACACTTTATCTGGACAGCTTTAAATACCTGTTGACGGAGACAGAATTCCCACGGGCGATCTTGAACAGTCTAATCCTGACCGGAGTATCAATTGTTGCTCAAGTATTGATTATTCCAATGGCAGGTTACGCCATCGAGCGCAGAAATGTTAGGTGGACACGGTTTATATTCGTCTACTTTCTGGCCGGGATGATGATTCCTTTCCAAGCTTATATGATTCCCTTGTTTAAAGAGCTGAGAATGCTGGGGCTGTATGGTAATCTTGCAGGGCCCATCTTCATTTATGTCGCTGGTGCGGTAGGCTTTGGCTGTCTGCTATACACGAGCTTTGTTAAAGGCATCCCGCGTGAAATTGAGGAAGCGGCTGAGATTGACGGCTGCTCCCGCTACGGGATTTTTTGGAGAATTGTATTCCCGCTGTTAGGGCCGGTTACGGCAAGTATGGTCGTGTTGAACGGTCTGGGAATCTGGAATGACTTCCTGATGCCAATGCTGGTGCTGCCCTCCGGTGAGGCGAAGACGATGGTCGTAGAAATTTACCGTTATATCGGTGAGTTCTCCTCGCGTTGGGACATGATTTTTGCCGGAACCGCAATGTCTGTAATACCAGTGCTGATAGTGTTTATTTCACTGCAGAAGTATTTCGTTAAAGGGATTGCGTCTGGGGCGACTAAAGGCTAA
- a CDS encoding methyltransferase domain-containing protein, with protein sequence MNSSEAFSKTIEQYLNYTQMPWGQLFYQTAWHQMDPYFTLQEQTVLDIGCGFGITSLEYAKRGNKVTGIDPTKDMIERAQCKGTEVTYLCGSFESMAADMGSYNWIFCHNILEYVEDPKLFIKHISGCQDMNGYLSLIAHNPTAKIMKKAIINKDPVAALSSIGNSKEYSRIIQTELTIYTFDEISKWLVDSGYDIVGHFGIHNIYGYISDNEIKQNEDWHKKIVNLEFELGNQSPYREIARFTHIIARKKT encoded by the coding sequence ATGAATAGTTCAGAAGCATTTTCAAAGACTATAGAGCAATACTTAAATTACACTCAGATGCCTTGGGGGCAATTGTTTTACCAAACAGCTTGGCATCAAATGGATCCATATTTTACGCTACAAGAACAAACTGTACTGGATATTGGTTGTGGGTTTGGAATTACTAGCCTTGAATATGCTAAGAGAGGGAATAAAGTTACTGGAATTGATCCGACAAAGGATATGATCGAGAGGGCGCAATGTAAAGGAACAGAAGTTACTTATTTATGTGGTTCCTTTGAGAGCATGGCTGCTGATATGGGGAGTTATAATTGGATTTTTTGTCATAATATACTTGAGTATGTAGAAGATCCAAAACTATTTATTAAACATATTAGTGGTTGTCAGGACATGAATGGTTATCTATCACTGATTGCTCATAATCCAACAGCCAAAATAATGAAGAAGGCCATTATAAATAAAGACCCTGTGGCTGCTCTTTCAAGTATAGGAAACAGCAAAGAATATAGTAGAATAATTCAGACAGAACTAACAATTTATACGTTTGATGAGATATCAAAGTGGCTGGTGGATTCAGGGTATGATATTGTAGGACACTTTGGAATACATAATATTTACGGATATATCTCAGATAATGAGATAAAGCAAAATGAAGATTGGCATAAGAAGATTGTTAATTTAGAATTTGAGCTTGGGAATCAAAGCCCGTATAGAGAAATTGCTAGATTTACACACATCATTGCTAGGAAGAAAACTTGA
- a CDS encoding copper amine oxidase N-terminal domain-containing protein codes for MKKYLKISLLVIFLLTTMSGTAMANHSDIISINVNKDIIETDAASYIDHGTTIVPLNVIQKIPGISVKWNNSNKTVTIIQDNKIIKLVAGQNSATIGSNKVKLPVASLIKNGRVMVPLRFIAEATDAYIGWNPYTRNVHIVKATQEMIEKTKSSDLAEARNATLQLPTVRLLKPITKAGGTDTQYYYFPEGKADQVFRSIGNGVEYLEAINGRLEQKWVGRIGEKGTIKGPFFLSSIEEEVGKQPIIDFDRITFFKLILPIGEADYGFINKDGKATTIGHQDMPGLYDFFNISEEK; via the coding sequence ATGAAAAAATACTTGAAGATTAGCCTACTTGTCATCTTCTTATTGACAACTATGTCAGGAACAGCGATGGCAAACCATTCAGACATCATTTCTATTAATGTTAACAAGGACATCATTGAGACGGACGCTGCATCATATATTGATCATGGAACTACCATAGTTCCTTTAAATGTGATTCAGAAAATTCCGGGTATTAGCGTTAAGTGGAACAACTCGAACAAAACTGTCACTATTATTCAGGATAATAAGATTATTAAACTTGTCGCAGGTCAGAACTCAGCAACTATTGGTTCAAATAAGGTGAAACTACCTGTGGCTTCCCTTATTAAAAATGGACGTGTAATGGTGCCTCTGCGCTTTATCGCTGAAGCAACAGATGCCTATATTGGTTGGAATCCTTATACTCGTAATGTTCATATTGTAAAAGCAACTCAAGAAATGATAGAAAAGACAAAATCATCTGATTTAGCCGAAGCTCGAAATGCGACTTTACAACTTCCAACTGTACGCTTACTTAAGCCAATAACCAAAGCAGGGGGAACGGATACTCAATACTACTATTTTCCTGAAGGTAAGGCTGATCAAGTATTTAGGAGTATAGGGAATGGAGTAGAGTATCTTGAAGCAATAAACGGGAGATTAGAGCAAAAGTGGGTAGGACGTATTGGGGAGAAAGGAACTATAAAAGGCCCCTTTTTTCTCTCGAGCATTGAAGAAGAGGTAGGAAAACAGCCCATAATCGATTTTGATCGCATAACCTTCTTCAAACTAATTTTACCTATTGGAGAGGCGGATTATGGTTTTATCAATAAAGATGGTAAAGCTACAACAATAGGGCATCAGGATATGCCTGGATTATATGATTTTTTTAATATTTCAGAAGAAAAATAA
- a CDS encoding helix-turn-helix domain-containing protein: MNPIEPGIQNSIDGRMSADIQVAFHIFAAHWRKVNELWHYPEHTHPMFEINIALQGQQHMLVGGQSFVQHSGDILFIRPGVKHSSLGTDPGCEMTYYCLHFDIDDLTLRRSLLTADSVSLSGDTPELREIRSALDGIISSTILSESEDSHRNRLVTLHASLQLLTALSGWVLAEMPNAAGSTQSGVSENTVALANAIEGLLQASVFSAAATGERNGGIEDIAASLGYSPTHCNRTFHQIYGMSPRQYLSGLIIRQAKLLLMDNSLSVDSIAHQLGYRDVSHFSKQFKRWTGLPPMGYRRLTAES, from the coding sequence GTGAACCCCATTGAACCTGGTATACAAAATTCCATTGACGGACGGATGTCAGCTGACATCCAGGTAGCCTTTCACATCTTCGCCGCACACTGGCGCAAGGTGAATGAGTTATGGCATTACCCTGAACATACCCATCCTATGTTTGAAATCAATATAGCTCTGCAAGGACAGCAGCATATGCTAGTCGGGGGCCAATCTTTTGTCCAGCATAGCGGCGATATTCTGTTTATCCGCCCTGGCGTCAAGCATTCGAGCCTTGGTACTGACCCCGGCTGTGAAATGACCTACTATTGCCTGCATTTTGATATCGATGATCTGACCTTACGCCGTTCCTTATTAACAGCTGATTCGGTCAGCCTCAGTGGGGATACACCTGAACTTCGGGAGATCCGCTCGGCGCTGGATGGGATCATCAGCTCGACCATCCTATCCGAATCAGAGGATTCGCACCGGAACCGCTTGGTTACACTGCATGCTTCGTTGCAGCTTCTCACCGCACTAAGCGGCTGGGTGCTTGCGGAAATGCCTAATGCAGCAGGAAGTACCCAGTCCGGGGTTTCGGAAAATACAGTTGCCCTGGCCAATGCCATTGAAGGATTGCTTCAAGCCTCTGTCTTCTCTGCGGCAGCTACAGGAGAGCGGAACGGGGGCATTGAAGACATTGCCGCAAGCCTAGGCTACAGTCCTACTCATTGTAATCGTACCTTCCACCAAATCTATGGCATGTCACCACGCCAATATTTGTCGGGCCTGATTATCCGGCAGGCCAAGCTGCTGCTAATGGACAACAGCCTGTCTGTAGATTCCATCGCCCACCAGCTCGGATATCGAGATGTTTCCCACTTCAGCAAGCAGTTCAAGCGCTGGACTGGCCTGCCGCCTATGGGTTATCGGCGACTGACAGCCGAGTCTTAG
- a CDS encoding glycoside hydrolase family 52 protein → MSHNQFFNAHHSPIGAFASFTLGFKGASGGFDLELGKPPKQNIFIGLERKDGKGFDTLPFHAEAGEDESKRYDIENPDPNPNKPHILFPFSEQEIKRDFRLSTDSWSAGDLTFRILSPVRPIPNPETASAEELKDILLPAVLVEIEVDNTASTSERRAFFGFQGNDAYSAMRRLDGSPTLTGIGQGRFLAIAATQGTVKSALHFTMEDILTAELQENWSFGLGQVGALIMDVPAGVRETYRFAVSFHRSGFVTSGMDAAYYYTRYFSNVESVAEYALSRFDVLKKEAEQANQMFADANLSEDQTFMLAHAIRSYYGSTQLLDYNDKPFWIVNEGEYRMMNTFDLTVDQLFYELRLNPWTVRNELDMFVDRFSYEDTVRFPGDVTEYPGGISFTHDMGVANAVSRPGYSAYELYGIDDCFSHMTHEQLVNWVLTAATYVEHTGDSAWMERNLKVMESCLDSMLNRDHPDPALRNGVMALDSSRTMGGAEITTYDSLDVSLGQARNNIYLAGKCWAAYLAMEKIFNEYDRAELSAIAGTQAEKCAATIVASVTEDGYIPAVIGEGNDSRIIPAIEGLVFPYFTGCQEALDRNGRFAAYIGALDKHLHAVLQPGICLFEDGGWKISSTSNNSWLSKVYLCQFIARSILGLKWEESGRKADAAHVAWLTHPELSIWSWSDQIISGEIAGSKYYPRGVTAILWLDEK, encoded by the coding sequence ATGTCACATAATCAATTTTTTAATGCCCATCATTCACCGATCGGTGCATTTGCAAGCTTTACTTTAGGGTTCAAGGGGGCCAGCGGGGGCTTTGACCTGGAACTTGGCAAACCGCCTAAACAGAATATATTTATTGGCTTGGAACGCAAGGATGGCAAAGGTTTTGATACGCTCCCATTCCATGCGGAGGCTGGGGAGGATGAGAGTAAACGCTACGACATCGAGAACCCTGATCCTAATCCCAACAAGCCGCATATCCTCTTTCCTTTTTCGGAACAAGAAATCAAGAGAGACTTTCGCTTATCTACAGACAGCTGGAGTGCAGGGGATCTAACCTTCCGCATTCTGTCGCCGGTACGTCCAATACCTAATCCCGAAACTGCCTCCGCTGAAGAACTTAAAGATATTCTTTTGCCTGCGGTGCTGGTTGAGATTGAAGTGGACAACACCGCATCGACATCCGAACGGCGCGCTTTCTTTGGTTTTCAGGGAAATGATGCTTATAGTGCGATGAGAAGGCTGGACGGATCACCTACACTTACAGGTATTGGTCAAGGGAGATTTCTGGCGATCGCAGCTACGCAGGGAACAGTCAAGTCTGCCCTGCATTTCACGATGGAGGACATTCTGACGGCAGAGCTGCAGGAGAATTGGTCCTTTGGGTTAGGTCAGGTTGGGGCGTTGATTATGGACGTGCCAGCGGGTGTGCGGGAAACCTATCGCTTCGCCGTGAGCTTCCACCGTTCAGGGTTTGTTACCTCCGGAATGGACGCCGCCTACTACTATACCCGCTATTTTAGCAATGTAGAGTCTGTGGCAGAGTATGCCCTATCTAGATTTGATGTCTTGAAAAAAGAAGCGGAGCAAGCCAACCAAATGTTTGCGGATGCCAATCTTTCGGAGGATCAGACCTTTATGCTCGCCCATGCGATTCGCAGCTATTACGGTTCAACTCAGCTTTTGGATTATAATGATAAGCCATTCTGGATCGTCAACGAAGGTGAGTACCGGATGATGAATACCTTCGATCTTACCGTCGATCAACTATTCTACGAGCTGCGCTTGAATCCTTGGACCGTGCGCAATGAGCTGGACATGTTCGTGGACCGATTCAGTTATGAAGACACCGTACGCTTCCCAGGTGATGTTACGGAATATCCAGGCGGTATCAGCTTTACCCACGATATGGGCGTTGCCAATGCCGTTTCCCGTCCTGGTTATTCTGCATATGAGCTGTATGGGATCGATGACTGTTTCTCCCATATGACACATGAACAGCTGGTCAACTGGGTATTGACTGCGGCAACCTATGTTGAGCATACCGGCGATTCTGCATGGATGGAGCGCAATCTTAAGGTTATGGAGAGCTGTCTGGACAGCATGTTGAACCGGGATCACCCAGACCCTGCACTAAGAAACGGTGTAATGGCACTCGACAGCTCCCGCACGATGGGTGGAGCCGAGATTACGACCTATGACAGTCTGGATGTGTCGCTTGGTCAAGCGCGGAACAACATTTATTTAGCAGGGAAATGCTGGGCAGCGTATCTGGCCATGGAGAAAATATTCAACGAATATGACCGCGCAGAATTGTCTGCTATTGCAGGGACGCAGGCAGAGAAGTGTGCAGCAACCATTGTGGCAAGTGTCACTGAGGATGGCTATATTCCAGCTGTGATTGGCGAAGGCAATGATTCTCGTATCATTCCAGCGATCGAAGGTCTGGTATTCCCGTACTTTACCGGCTGCCAAGAAGCACTCGATCGCAATGGCCGCTTCGCCGCCTACATCGGGGCACTCGACAAACATCTGCATGCTGTACTTCAGCCAGGCATCTGCCTGTTTGAAGATGGCGGCTGGAAAATCTCCTCCACCAGCAACAACAGCTGGTTGAGCAAAGTGTATCTCTGCCAGTTCATCGCCAGAAGTATTCTGGGTCTGAAATGGGAAGAAAGTGGACGCAAAGCGGATGCGGCACATGTAGCCTGGCTGACCCATCCAGAGCTGTCCATCTGGAGCTGGAGCGACCAAATCATCTCCGGCGAAATCGCCGGCAGCAAGTATTATCCGCGGGGTGTGACGGCGATATTGTGGTTGGATGAGAAGTAG
- a CDS encoding WYL domain-containing protein, with amino-acid sequence MPKNENMLAVLWMLNSGVKMTAKQISEKLEINIRTVYRYIDALCASGVPIISDAGHNGGYSLLNNFIRAPLLFDMEEKKALLYASVFAKETGYPLSEALGNATSKLKMYSNQEQENILGRYLAGFEVINRRVDPSIQPILLELEQAVVNEISVEIDYLTSHEEQPKNRVIDPYGTVYWNNKWYTVAFCHLRNEIRSFRAERIVQIKRTQNQFKRPEAFSAREFFMRNLLPDLVGKDGLISLIIGGRSEALDDLCLHWFLGHHLKERTSNQAIFLIEEESIHRYVPHLLLSYGKSIQVIEPQSLKEKLVAVASELMEYYQL; translated from the coding sequence ATGCCAAAAAACGAAAATATGCTGGCAGTTCTATGGATGCTGAATTCGGGCGTAAAAATGACTGCAAAACAAATATCCGAAAAGTTAGAAATAAATATAAGGACAGTTTATCGGTATATTGATGCACTATGTGCCAGTGGAGTGCCTATAATATCCGACGCAGGTCATAATGGCGGGTATAGCTTGCTGAATAATTTTATCAGAGCACCTCTGCTATTTGATATGGAAGAAAAAAAGGCACTTCTTTATGCTTCGGTTTTTGCAAAAGAAACCGGATACCCTTTGAGTGAGGCATTAGGCAATGCGACATCAAAGTTGAAAATGTATTCGAATCAGGAGCAGGAAAATATACTTGGTCGCTATTTAGCCGGATTTGAAGTTATAAATCGGAGGGTAGACCCTTCTATTCAGCCGATATTGTTGGAATTGGAGCAGGCTGTAGTAAACGAAATCTCTGTAGAAATTGATTATCTTACAAGCCATGAAGAACAACCTAAGAATAGGGTAATAGACCCCTATGGAACGGTATATTGGAACAACAAATGGTATACTGTTGCATTTTGCCACCTTAGGAATGAGATCCGCAGCTTTCGGGCAGAGCGGATTGTACAAATCAAGCGTACTCAGAACCAATTTAAGCGTCCCGAAGCCTTTTCGGCCCGTGAATTTTTTATGCGAAATTTGTTACCTGATTTAGTGGGCAAGGACGGGTTAATTTCTTTAATTATCGGAGGCAGGTCAGAGGCATTGGATGACTTATGCCTGCATTGGTTTTTGGGGCATCATCTGAAAGAACGGACATCAAATCAAGCAATCTTTTTAATTGAGGAAGAATCAATTCATAGATATGTACCTCATCTTCTCCTATCCTATGGTAAATCCATTCAAGTAATCGAACCACAGAGTTTGAAGGAAAAACTTGTTGCAGTTGCGTCGGAGTTAATGGAATATTATCAACTTTAA